GACACCGAAGGCACCGGGCCCAAGTTTCTCAAACGGGAAGAGATGGAGCGTCTGCTCGGTCTTGCGGGGTTTGCTGATTACAGCATGGTCATCAACGTAATTACGAAGGAGGTCAAGGACGGGTATGCCATGATAGAATGGTTGGACACGAGCTCGTCGGGCAAGACGTACGGCGGTGTCCCGCTCGAGTTGCAGCCACAGGCGAGGGAGGCCATGAAGCGGGAGTGGGACAAGTACATGACGGAGAATGGGATAAAGATGGACATGGAGCTGCTTGTTACGGTGGCAACAAAGAGCTAGAGTTTGAAGAGTTGCGAATGATGTTTGGTATACAGAAATGTGCATACGATACTTGGTAGGGGATAGCAGTGGGAGCAGTCACCTTTGGGGCCACGAAATACAAACACAAATGGAGATTTCCGCATACCCACacgtgaaaaagaaaatggttACAATGGCCAGCGAGATCATAGTCTCATATATAAGACACCAATCCTGACAGTTAGTGTTGTTATTGGTGTCTCAAATCGGCTCGCTTCACGTCAACTTGCACTTCATCGCTTACGGATGGCATTCTATCAAGGGAACTTTGGCGTAGGCTTTAGCAGATCGATCAAAATCACAAACTTCGATGTCGGCTCCAAAGCCAAATCGTACCGGTCTCTAACCAAGTGAGATGAACGGTGGGCGGGTGTTTATGCCTAGCCAGTTGTTTCTGGGCGGAAGTGGCACAATTATATTTGTTCGTACCCACTGACGTTTGAATATAGCGTCTATTGAACTATTTAGAATAGCAAGGTCAAGTCTAGCCATATAGGATCCATACATGCCCCAGTTTTCATTGCGATTGCCTTACTTCAAGCACTTGAACTCCACAAGGTGGATCGTGTTTAGATACTAAGCGACCGGATCTGTTTCCGAAAAATGACTCCATCGTTATCTATCACCACTATCTGAGTGGGCGGTGGgccttgactttttttctttttcttttttttccgctTCTTCTTGTTACCGTATCCGGATGTCTTCCTAGTTCCTACCGTACTGCACATGAATATCCACTTCATCTTAATATCATATACTGTCTCCTCTGCTGTAATAGTGCTAGCAAGCCTGATATAAAAGAGCTGCCAAAATGGCATCCAAACCTGGCGATTTCGACGCTGTCCGCAAGGACATCGTGTCGCTGCTGGACCAACCAGAATATGATGACGGAAGCGCTGGTCCCGTTCTCGTCCGTCTTGCCTGGTAAGTTGTATCCATTCCCTCCTCCATCCCCACGTAGATCTTCCGCACGACTAATGCATTCACAACAACCCCCCCCCACTAAAAGGCACTCTGCCGGGACCTACGACAAGTCGACAGACACCGGCGGCTCCAACGGCGCCGGGATGCGCTACGAGGCCGAGGGCGGCGACCCAGCCAACGCAGGCCTGCAAAACGCGCGGCAGTTCCTCGAGCCCGTCAAGGCGCGCCACCCGTGGATCACGTACGCGGACCTGCGGACGCTGGCCGGCGTGGTGGCCGTGCGGGCCATGGGCGGACCCGAGATCCCCTGGCGGGCCGGCCGGACCGACTTTGCCGACGACAGCAGGGTGCCGCCGCGGGGCAGGCTGCCGGACGCGACGCAGGGCGCGGCGCACGTCCGCGACATCTTTTACCGCATGGGCTTCGACGACCGCGAGATCGTGGCGCTGTCCGGCGCGCACTCGCTCGGCCGCTGCCACCCGGCCAACTCGGGCTTCGAGGGCAAGTGGGTCAACAACCCGACCAGGTTCTCGAACCAGTACTTCCGCCTGCTGCTCAGCGAGGACTGGCGGGAGAAGACTGTGGCCGGGACGGGTCTGAAGCAGTTTGTGGCCGTCGACGAGGTCACGGGCGACGAGCTGATGATGCTGCCGACGGACCTGTCGCTCACGTCCGATCCGGTGTTTGCCAGGTGGGTCAAGGTGTATCGGGATGACCAGGACCTGTTCTTTGCGGATTTCGCAAAGGTTTTTGACAAGCTGATGGAGTTGGGCATCAAGAGGGATGCAGAGGGGAAGGTGATCAACAAGGAAAATGTTGAAGGGGGCTACGTCAGTGCTCCTAAAAAGCAAGGCAAGATTGCATCCAAGTTATAATGTTGAATTACACACCAATTGCCCTCTGCGGCCCCCAACCGGCCACACTACCGTCGACCCACAAATTCAGGCTGCGACTAGAACTAGCGGTCCGGAAGTGGACAGGTCATGATATTCTCGGATGCTGAGCTCCaaggtagtagtagtagtagtagtagtagtattatttaacgccgggctcggcccggctcattagccggccgttagcaacctcccgaggggtatctcggcgcgctttctattttctctatttacacagcggaaaacaagggcatagaagcgaatcgagcctgaccgggttcgtgcccggtcctgcttacaggtttgttcactgacgcgaccccgtgccttcaggcgcacggaggattcgtctgacggcagttgacggctcttcatcgagaggggcctgtgtccaaacagcggagctgtcggtcgtttgtagccatggagacgaagttcccaacaagtgtgggctcgacggcacaggcgggtggttgttgtcgatagccagccgggttatccttgccacgggtaagcgggggaggaggtggagggagcaggattcgaacctacgttactcaagtaacagccatggcgcttaaccactgcgccattcccccctttaaacgatcgtgaagggtactccgaggaataccccatttttgcgaggttttgtgaactgatttgccatttcttatgtcagaaatggcagcaagaagctgattttcagtgtactgtttcattggaaagtttggagcaagaatcttcaaaaatcaagttctaaagtgaaaaactcgtctagatatttataaaataaaacaaagggttgacgtggctgagtagatatttttaactaggggccggactttaggggggtcggagatgtggggCCCAACGTTAGTGCGTACATGAAGCGGCAGAGAGAGAAATTCACACCATCGATCTGAGCGCACGAGATGAAGCATCTTTACAATAGATTTTTGTAAAATTGGACCGGCCAT
This DNA window, taken from Pyricularia oryzae 70-15 chromosome 6, whole genome shotgun sequence, encodes the following:
- a CDS encoding cytochrome c peroxidase — translated: MASKPGDFDAVRKDIVSLLDQPEYDDGSAGPVLVRLAWHSAGTYDKSTDTGGSNGAGMRYEAEGGDPANAGLQNARQFLEPVKARHPWITYADLRTLAGVVAVRAMGGPEIPWRAGRTDFADDSRVPPRGRLPDATQGAAHVRDIFYRMGFDDREIVALSGAHSLGRCHPANSGFEGKWVNNPTRFSNQYFRLLLSEDWREKTVAGTGLKQFVAVDEVTGDELMMLPTDLSLTSDPVFARWVKVYRDDQDLFFADFAKVFDKLMELGIKRDAEGKVINKENVEGGYVSAPKKQGKIASKL